A single region of the Winslowiella toletana genome encodes:
- the rutG gene encoding pyrimidine utilization transport protein G — protein MRSSWFPQWRKKTASANNELVAPDETLPAGQTIVMGLQHAVAMFGATVLMPLLMGLDPNLSILMSGVGTLLFFLITGGRVPSYLGSSAAFVGVVIAVTGYSGQGLNPALSTALGGIIACGLLYTLIGLVVIKAGTRWIERLMPPVVTGAVVMAIGLNLAPIAVRGVSASMFDSWMAVMTVLCIGVVAVFTRGMVQRLLILVGLILAWAIYALLTNVMGFGKPVDLSLLANAPWFGLPQTTAPSFSMQAMVMIAPVAVILVAENLGHLKAVAGMTGRNLDPYMGRAFVGDGLATMLSGSVGGSGVTTYAENIGVMAVTKVYSTLVFVAAAIIAMLLGFSPKFGALIHTIPAAVIGGASIVVFGLIAVAGARIWVQNNVDLSQNRNLIMVAVTLVLGAGDFALNIAGFTLGGIGTATFGAIILNALLSHRRAAALTDAEIAAQKN, from the coding sequence ATGCGAAGTTCCTGGTTTCCTCAATGGCGTAAAAAAACGGCGAGCGCAAATAATGAGCTGGTGGCTCCGGATGAAACCTTGCCCGCCGGGCAGACTATCGTGATGGGCCTGCAACATGCGGTGGCGATGTTCGGTGCAACGGTGCTGATGCCGCTGCTGATGGGGCTGGACCCTAACCTGTCCATTTTGATGTCCGGCGTTGGCACGCTACTGTTCTTCCTGATTACCGGTGGCCGGGTGCCCAGCTATCTTGGCTCAAGTGCCGCTTTCGTTGGTGTGGTGATTGCAGTCACCGGCTACAGCGGTCAGGGGCTGAATCCGGCGTTGAGCACCGCGCTCGGCGGCATCATCGCCTGTGGTTTGCTGTATACGCTGATTGGGCTGGTTGTGATAAAAGCGGGAACCCGCTGGATTGAACGCCTGATGCCGCCAGTGGTGACCGGTGCGGTGGTGATGGCGATTGGCCTTAATCTGGCACCGATTGCGGTGCGTGGCGTCTCGGCTTCGATGTTCGACAGCTGGATGGCAGTGATGACGGTGCTGTGCATTGGCGTGGTGGCAGTATTCACCCGTGGCATGGTGCAGCGCTTACTGATTCTGGTGGGCCTGATTCTGGCATGGGCGATCTATGCACTGTTAACCAATGTCATGGGCTTCGGCAAGCCGGTGGACTTGAGCCTGCTGGCGAATGCGCCGTGGTTTGGCCTGCCGCAAACTACCGCGCCCAGCTTCAGCATGCAGGCAATGGTGATGATTGCGCCAGTGGCGGTGATTCTGGTAGCTGAAAACCTCGGTCATCTCAAAGCGGTGGCCGGGATGACCGGGCGCAATCTCGATCCTTATATGGGACGCGCCTTTGTCGGTGATGGCCTGGCCACCATGCTGTCCGGTTCGGTTGGCGGCAGCGGCGTAACTACCTACGCAGAAAATATTGGCGTGATGGCAGTCACCAAAGTTTACTCAACGCTGGTGTTTGTCGCGGCGGCGATCATTGCCATGCTGTTGGGCTTCTCGCCAAAATTTGGTGCGCTGATCCACACCATCCCAGCGGCGGTGATTGGCGGTGCTTCGATTGTGGTATTTGGACTGATTGCGGTAGCCGGCGCGCGTATCTGGGTGCAGAACAATGTCGATCTCAGTCAGAACCGCAACCTGATTATGGTCGCCGTGACGCTGGTACTGGGTGCCGGAGATTTTGCGCTGAATATCGCCGGTTTTACGCTGGGCGGCATCGGCACCGCCACGTTTGGCGCCATAATCCTGAATGCCCTTCTCAGCCACCGGCGCGCGGCGGCATTAACCGATGCAGAGATTGCCGCGCAAAAAAATTAA
- the rutF gene encoding NADH-dependent FMN reductase RutF: MSLHTLPLAAASVEKQEFRHAMSRLGAAVNIITTDGPGGRAGFTASAVCSVTDTPPTLLVCLNRSASVYPVFMQNQTLCVNTLAAGHETLSSLFGGKTPMEQRFIAAEWSTLVTGSPILAGAVASFDCKVTQVVSVGTHDILFCEAQALVCNDHTHGLIYFDRGYHHLMRQEAS; the protein is encoded by the coding sequence ATGTCGCTACATACCCTGCCGCTGGCGGCCGCCAGCGTGGAAAAACAGGAGTTTCGTCATGCCATGTCGCGCCTTGGTGCGGCGGTTAACATCATTACCACCGACGGCCCAGGTGGTCGCGCCGGATTTACCGCGTCCGCGGTGTGCAGCGTGACCGATACTCCACCGACGCTGCTGGTTTGCCTTAACCGTTCCGCTTCGGTTTATCCGGTGTTTATGCAAAACCAGACGCTGTGCGTTAACACGCTGGCGGCGGGTCATGAGACGCTTTCCAGCCTGTTCGGTGGCAAAACGCCGATGGAACAGCGCTTTATCGCGGCGGAATGGTCAACGCTGGTGACCGGCTCGCCCATTCTGGCCGGTGCCGTCGCCTCTTTTGACTGCAAAGTTACGCAAGTGGTCAGCGTCGGAACTCATGACATTCTGTTCTGCGAAGCGCAGGCGCTGGTGTGCAACGACCATACCCACGGTCTGATCTATTTCGATCGTGGCTATCATCACCTGATGCGGCAGGAAGCCAGTTAA
- a CDS encoding malonic semialdehyde reductase, with translation MAEPLNSEALATLFTAARTHNGWQDQPVTDAQLQQIYQLLRMGPTSANCSPARFFFVRSAEGKEKLKPSLSSGNLEKTLSAPVTAIVAWDPQFYDALPTLFPHGDARSWFTSSAELAEETAFRNSSLQAAYLIAACRALGLDTGPMSGFDRAKVDSAFFAESGWKSNMLINIGYGDSSKVYARLPRLEFNDACLLG, from the coding sequence ATGGCAGAACCTTTAAATAGCGAAGCACTCGCCACCCTGTTTACCGCCGCGCGCACTCACAATGGCTGGCAGGACCAGCCGGTGACCGATGCGCAATTACAGCAGATCTATCAGCTGTTACGGATGGGGCCAACTTCGGCCAACTGTAGCCCGGCGCGCTTCTTTTTTGTGCGCAGCGCGGAAGGTAAAGAGAAGCTGAAGCCTTCGCTCTCCAGCGGCAATCTGGAGAAAACCCTCAGCGCGCCGGTGACCGCTATCGTCGCCTGGGACCCGCAGTTTTACGATGCGCTGCCAACGCTGTTCCCGCATGGCGATGCGCGCTCGTGGTTTACCTCCAGTGCGGAACTGGCAGAAGAAACCGCCTTTCGTAACAGCTCGCTGCAGGCTGCTTATCTGATCGCCGCCTGCCGCGCACTGGGGCTGGATACCGGGCCGATGTCAGGTTTTGATCGCGCCAAAGTGGACAGCGCCTTCTTCGCAGAGAGCGGCTGGAAAAGTAACATGCTGATTAATATCGGCTATGGCGATAGCAGCAAAGTTTATGCTCGCCTGCCGCGCCTGGAATTCAATGATGCCTGCCTGCTCGGATAA
- the rutD gene encoding pyrimidine utilization protein D has product MHLELSGLQHPQAPVLVLSAGLGGLGSFWLPQLSALREHYRVVVYDQRGTGRSADSLPEGYSMQQMATELADALAQHHIRQFDVIGHALGGMIGLQLALDYPERVSRLVVVNGWLSLDAHTRRCFQVRQDLLLNVGVEAFVRAQPLFLYPADWLSENQARIEAEDSLQVAHFQGTENLLRRLHALMSTDFSQRAGEITQPVLLVCSQDDLLVPWTCSETLYQALPAATLKKMRWGGHAMSVTDSSAFNTLLLDWLNHTRPANVKSPVMEPSWQNL; this is encoded by the coding sequence ATGCATCTCGAGCTATCAGGTCTGCAACATCCGCAGGCTCCTGTTTTAGTGCTGTCGGCAGGTCTTGGCGGCCTCGGCAGTTTCTGGCTGCCACAGCTGAGTGCGCTGCGCGAGCACTATCGCGTCGTGGTTTACGATCAGCGTGGCACCGGTCGCAGCGCAGATTCACTGCCAGAAGGCTACAGCATGCAACAGATGGCGACCGAGCTGGCTGATGCGCTGGCACAGCACCACATCCGGCAGTTTGATGTGATTGGTCATGCGCTGGGCGGCATGATCGGTCTGCAACTGGCGCTGGATTACCCTGAACGGGTGTCACGGCTCGTCGTGGTGAATGGCTGGCTGAGTCTGGATGCCCACACCCGGCGTTGTTTTCAGGTACGCCAGGATCTGCTGCTGAATGTCGGCGTCGAGGCGTTTGTCCGCGCGCAGCCGCTGTTTCTTTATCCCGCGGACTGGCTGTCAGAAAATCAGGCGCGGATTGAAGCGGAAGATTCATTGCAGGTCGCGCATTTCCAGGGCACTGAGAACTTGCTGCGGCGGCTGCACGCGCTGATGAGCACCGATTTTAGTCAGCGTGCCGGTGAAATAACCCAGCCGGTGCTGCTGGTTTGCAGCCAGGACGATCTGCTGGTGCCCTGGACCTGCTCAGAAACGCTGTATCAGGCCCTGCCGGCCGCCACGCTGAAGAAAATGCGCTGGGGCGGACACGCAATGAGCGTCACTGACAGCAGCGCCTTTAACACTTTACTGCTGGACTGGTTAAACCACACCCGTCCGGCCAATGTGAAATCACCGGTAATGGAGCCATCATGGCAGAACCTTTAA
- the rutC gene encoding pyrimidine utilization protein C: MPKTVITPPGSGTPLAPFSPGTQADGIVYVSGTLPFDKQNNVVHVGDAAAQTRHVLELIKSVIETAGGSLDDVTFNSIFITDWSNYAAVNQVYAEYFPGDKPARFCIQCGLVKPDALIEIASVAHLTQ; encoded by the coding sequence ATGCCAAAAACAGTTATTACCCCGCCGGGCAGCGGGACTCCACTGGCACCGTTCTCACCCGGCACCCAGGCTGACGGTATTGTTTATGTCTCCGGCACGCTGCCGTTTGATAAACAGAATAATGTTGTGCACGTTGGCGATGCGGCGGCGCAAACCCGGCACGTGCTGGAGCTGATCAAAAGCGTGATTGAGACCGCCGGCGGTTCGCTGGATGACGTGACCTTCAATTCGATTTTTATCACCGACTGGAGTAATTACGCGGCGGTAAATCAGGTGTATGCCGAATACTTCCCCGGCGATAAACCGGCTCGCTTCTGCATTCAGTGCGGGCTGGTAAAACCGGATGCCCTGATTGAAATCGCCAGCGTTGCGCATCTTACTCAATAA
- the rutB gene encoding pyrimidine utilization protein B gives MNPRNTVVCSTAATEHTLTLPARPEAIAFPPQQTALIVVDMQNAYATEGGYLDLAGFDVSATQPVIENIHLAVTAARAAGIQIIWFQNGWDDNYVEAGGAGSPNFHKSNALKTMRQRPELQGKLLAKGGWDYDLVDQLQPQPGDIVLPKPRYSGFFNTPLDSMLRSRGIRHLVFTGIATNVCVESTLRDGFFLEYFGVVLEDATYQAGPAFAQQAAIFNIETFFGWVSDVESFCNTLQSAATPLMRSA, from the coding sequence ATGAACCCTCGGAACACTGTTGTCTGCTCCACCGCCGCCACTGAACATACTCTGACGCTGCCTGCGCGGCCGGAAGCTATCGCTTTTCCCCCGCAGCAGACGGCACTTATCGTGGTGGATATGCAGAATGCCTACGCCACTGAGGGAGGCTACCTTGACCTGGCTGGTTTTGATGTTTCAGCTACCCAACCGGTGATTGAAAATATTCACCTTGCGGTTACCGCCGCACGCGCAGCGGGCATTCAGATTATCTGGTTCCAGAATGGCTGGGACGATAACTATGTCGAAGCCGGAGGCGCGGGGTCTCCTAATTTTCACAAATCCAACGCGCTGAAAACCATGCGCCAGCGCCCTGAGCTGCAGGGAAAACTGCTGGCCAAAGGCGGCTGGGACTACGATTTGGTCGATCAACTGCAACCGCAGCCGGGCGATATCGTGCTGCCGAAACCGCGTTACAGCGGCTTTTTCAATACGCCACTCGACAGCATGTTGCGCAGCCGCGGCATCCGCCACCTGGTGTTTACCGGTATCGCCACTAACGTCTGTGTGGAATCAACGCTGCGCGACGGTTTCTTTCTCGAATATTTCGGCGTGGTGCTGGAAGACGCTACCTATCAGGCCGGACCGGCCTTCGCCCAGCAGGCAGCAATTTTCAATATCGAAACCTTTTTCGGCTGGGTTTCCGATGTAGAAAGCTTCTGTAACACGCTGCAATCCGCCGCTACGCCGTTGATGCGTTCGGCTTAA
- the rutA gene encoding pyrimidine utilization protein A, with amino-acid sequence MKIGVFIPIGNNGWLISTHAPQYMPTFELNKAIVQKAEHYHFDFALSMIKLRGFGGKTEFWDHNLESFTLMAGLAAVTSRIQIYATAATLTLPPAIVARMASTIDSISNGRFGVNLVTGWQKPEYEQMGIWPGDDYFSRRYDYLTEYVQVLRDLWGTGKSDLKGDFFTMNDCRLSPQPQQPIKVICAGQSDAGMEFSAKYADYNFCFGKGVNTPTAFAPTASRMKAAAETSGRDVGSYVLFMIIADETDEAARAKWEHYKAGADEEALAWLTTQSQQDKRSGSDTNVRQMADPTSAVNINMGTLVGSYSNVAKMLDEVATVDGTQGVLLTFDDFLQGIDAFGERIQPLMQSRLDLIDAAREVA; translated from the coding sequence ATGAAAATTGGTGTCTTTATTCCTATCGGTAACAACGGCTGGCTGATCTCGACCCATGCTCCGCAGTACATGCCAACCTTTGAGCTGAACAAAGCCATTGTACAAAAAGCCGAACACTATCATTTCGATTTTGCGCTCTCGATGATCAAACTTCGCGGCTTTGGCGGTAAAACCGAATTCTGGGATCACAACCTTGAATCTTTTACCCTGATGGCCGGTCTTGCCGCCGTCACCTCACGCATTCAAATCTACGCCACCGCCGCGACGCTGACCTTACCGCCCGCCATTGTCGCACGCATGGCGTCGACGATCGATTCGATTTCCAACGGCCGCTTTGGCGTCAATCTGGTGACCGGCTGGCAAAAGCCGGAGTACGAGCAGATGGGAATCTGGCCTGGCGATGACTATTTTTCACGCCGTTATGACTACCTGACTGAATATGTGCAGGTACTGCGCGATCTGTGGGGCACTGGCAAATCCGATTTAAAAGGTGATTTTTTCACGATGAATGATTGTCGCCTCAGCCCGCAGCCACAGCAACCGATTAAAGTTATTTGTGCCGGGCAAAGTGACGCCGGTATGGAATTCTCGGCGAAATACGCCGATTACAACTTCTGTTTCGGTAAAGGCGTTAACACCCCCACCGCTTTTGCGCCAACCGCATCACGTATGAAAGCGGCAGCGGAAACCAGCGGCCGTGACGTCGGCTCCTATGTGCTGTTTATGATTATCGCCGATGAGACCGACGAAGCGGCGCGCGCCAAATGGGAACATTACAAAGCCGGCGCAGACGAAGAGGCGCTTGCCTGGCTGACCACTCAAAGCCAGCAGGATAAGCGATCAGGCAGCGATACCAATGTGCGCCAGATGGCCGATCCCACCTCTGCGGTCAATATCAATATGGGCACGCTGGTTGGCTCTTACAGTAATGTGGCGAAGATGCTGGATGAGGTCGCCACTGTTGACGGCACCCAGGGCGTGCTGCTGACTTTTGATGATTTCCTGCAGGGTATCGACGCTTTTGGCGAGCGCATTCAGCCGCTGATGCAAAGCCGTCTCGACCTGATTGACGCTGCAAGAGAGGTGGCCTGA
- the rutR gene encoding HTH-type transcriptional regulator RutR, which translates to MTGEGIAVKSVEKAPTRRARAVAAKREAILAAALEFFSQFGIHGTSLDKVAERADVSKTNLLYYFPSKEELYIAVLKHILDVWLAPLRALRDDLQPLEAIGEYIRMKLEVSRDHPQASRLFCLEMLQGAPLLKGELDGMLKALVEEKSAVIEGWIEQGRLAPVEPHHLIFMLWATTQHYADFATQVQAITGQTLSDESFFQQTVENVQRMVIEGIRVR; encoded by the coding sequence ATGACTGGAGAAGGAATAGCCGTGAAGTCTGTAGAAAAAGCCCCGACGCGCCGCGCGCGCGCGGTTGCCGCGAAACGTGAGGCGATTCTTGCCGCCGCACTGGAGTTCTTTTCACAATTCGGTATTCATGGCACCAGTCTGGATAAGGTGGCGGAGCGGGCTGATGTGTCAAAAACCAATCTGCTTTACTACTTCCCGTCAAAGGAAGAGCTGTATATCGCGGTGCTGAAGCATATTCTCGATGTCTGGTTGGCTCCGCTGCGTGCATTGCGCGATGATTTACAGCCGCTGGAGGCGATCGGTGAATATATCCGCATGAAGCTTGAAGTCTCCCGCGATCATCCGCAGGCGTCACGACTGTTCTGCCTTGAGATGTTGCAGGGCGCGCCGCTGCTGAAAGGCGAACTGGACGGCATGCTGAAAGCGCTGGTGGAAGAGAAATCGGCGGTAATTGAAGGCTGGATCGAGCAGGGGCGTTTAGCGCCGGTCGAGCCGCATCATCTGATCTTTATGCTGTGGGCCACCACTCAGCATTACGCCGATTTTGCGACTCAGGTGCAGGCAATTACCGGACAAACACTCAGCGATGAAAGTTTCTTTCAGCAGACGGTGGAGAATGTACAGCGCATGGTAATTGAAGGTATTCGCGTGCGCTGA
- a CDS encoding metal-dependent hydrolase, whose protein sequence is MDSVSQLVLGAAVSVAVMGRKAPLWQAALVGAVCGTLPDMDVFVDHGDAIRNMTLHRTESHALIWLTLASPLLAWLIAGIVRQKQLWVRWWVAVWLALITHPLLDLMTVYGTQLGLPLTDFPYAISSIYIIDPLYTLPLLICLVVALCLRGKRGLWWNSLGLTLSTLYLGWSMVAQSYATHQVKAEIARQQIPAQQLLVTPTAFNTLVWRVLVMTPQGYAESYYSLLSQQRPLKFSHHDSGAALYQRYKGDWYVDRVAWFSHGFFAMREQQGKLMITDLRMGEEPDYTFTFNLGNQGEGQQADFRPTREPLPRPSVSGSFRELWERL, encoded by the coding sequence ATGGATTCGGTCTCACAATTGGTTCTGGGTGCTGCGGTAAGCGTGGCGGTAATGGGGCGTAAGGCGCCTTTGTGGCAGGCTGCGCTGGTCGGCGCGGTTTGTGGCACGCTGCCGGATATGGATGTGTTCGTCGATCACGGCGATGCTATACGTAATATGACGTTACACCGTACGGAAAGCCATGCGCTGATCTGGCTGACGCTGGCATCACCGCTGCTGGCGTGGCTGATTGCCGGTATTGTGCGGCAAAAACAGCTGTGGGTGCGCTGGTGGGTGGCGGTCTGGCTGGCATTGATTACGCATCCGCTGCTCGATCTGATGACGGTATACGGTACCCAGCTTGGACTACCGCTGACCGACTTCCCTTACGCAATCAGCAGTATCTACATTATTGACCCGCTGTATACCTTACCGCTACTGATTTGCCTGGTGGTGGCGCTCTGCCTGCGTGGTAAGCGTGGCCTGTGGTGGAACAGTCTGGGGCTGACGCTTAGTACGCTCTATCTTGGCTGGAGTATGGTGGCACAAAGCTATGCTACTCATCAGGTTAAAGCCGAAATTGCGCGTCAGCAAATTCCGGCGCAGCAGCTACTGGTGACGCCAACCGCTTTTAATACGCTGGTGTGGCGCGTGCTGGTGATGACGCCGCAGGGCTATGCCGAGAGCTATTATTCCTTGCTGTCACAACAGCGCCCGCTGAAATTCAGCCATCACGACAGTGGTGCGGCGCTATATCAGCGTTATAAAGGTGACTGGTACGTCGATCGCGTAGCCTGGTTCAGTCACGGCTTCTTTGCCATGCGCGAGCAGCAGGGCAAGCTGATGATCACTGATTTGCGCATGGGAGAAGAACCGGATTACACCTTTACTTTTAACCTTGGCAATCAAGGAGAAGGGCAACAAGCGGATTTTCGACCGACGCGCGAGCCATTACCACGGCCATCGGTGTCCGGTTCGTTTCGTGAGTTGTGGGAAAGGTTATAG
- the cycA gene encoding D-serine/D-alanine/glycine transporter, translated as MVDQSKQAAPATDTPDKLQRNLHNRHIQLIAIGGAIGTGLFMGSGKTISLAGPSIIFVYMIIGFMLFFVMRAMGELLLSNLEYKSFSDFAADLLGPWAGYFTGWTYWFCWVVTGIADVVAISSYFQLWFPGFSVWMSALLCVAVFLALNIATVKMFGEMEFWFAIIKIVAIIALIVTGIVLVAIHYPSANGSHAALSNIWDHGGMFPKGLSGFFAGFQIAVFAFVGIELVGTAAAETHNPKTVLPRAINAIPIRIIFFYVLALMVIMAVTPWNQVVADRSPFVEMFVLIGLPAAASIVNFVVLTSAASSANSGIFSTSRMLYGLAEQGVAHRAFGRLSRRAVPTNGLFFSCLCLLGGVALIYLIPNVMTVFTMVTTVSAILFMFVWTIILCSYLAYRKKRPQLHAESVYKMPLGKFMCWACMAFFAFVIVLLTLQEDTRQALMVTPVWFLILAIGWFMRKRKQA; from the coding sequence ATGGTTGATCAATCTAAACAGGCCGCGCCGGCTACTGATACGCCGGACAAGCTCCAGCGTAACCTCCACAATCGTCATATCCAACTTATCGCCATCGGTGGTGCCATCGGTACCGGCTTATTTATGGGCTCAGGTAAAACCATCAGCCTGGCCGGACCGTCAATCATCTTCGTGTATATGATCATCGGTTTTATGCTGTTTTTCGTGATGCGCGCAATGGGTGAGCTGCTGCTCTCCAATCTGGAATATAAGTCTTTCAGCGATTTCGCCGCCGACCTGCTCGGTCCGTGGGCGGGCTATTTTACCGGCTGGACCTACTGGTTCTGCTGGGTTGTCACCGGTATTGCCGATGTGGTGGCCATCAGTTCCTATTTCCAGCTGTGGTTCCCCGGCTTCTCGGTCTGGATGAGCGCACTGCTTTGCGTGGCCGTGTTCCTCGCGTTGAATATTGCCACGGTTAAAATGTTCGGTGAGATGGAGTTCTGGTTCGCGATTATTAAGATTGTCGCCATCATCGCGCTGATTGTCACCGGCATTGTGCTGGTTGCCATTCACTACCCTTCTGCCAACGGCAGCCATGCGGCGTTATCCAATATCTGGGATCACGGCGGTATGTTCCCGAAAGGCTTGAGCGGCTTCTTTGCCGGCTTCCAGATTGCGGTGTTCGCCTTTGTCGGTATCGAACTGGTGGGTACCGCTGCGGCAGAAACGCATAATCCGAAAACCGTGCTGCCACGCGCGATTAATGCGATTCCAATTCGTATTATCTTCTTCTATGTGCTGGCGCTAATGGTGATTATGGCGGTAACGCCGTGGAACCAGGTAGTGGCGGATCGCAGCCCGTTTGTCGAAATGTTTGTGCTGATTGGCCTGCCCGCGGCGGCCAGCATCGTTAACTTTGTGGTACTGACCTCAGCCGCGTCCTCAGCAAACAGTGGTATTTTCTCCACCAGCCGTATGCTGTACGGTCTGGCTGAGCAGGGTGTGGCGCACCGTGCCTTTGGTCGTCTTTCACGTCGCGCGGTGCCCACCAACGGCCTGTTCTTCTCGTGCCTGTGCCTGCTGGGCGGCGTGGCGTTGATCTACCTGATTCCCAACGTGATGACGGTGTTTACTATGGTCACCACCGTTTCGGCAATTCTGTTTATGTTCGTCTGGACCATAATTCTCTGCTCGTATCTGGCGTACCGTAAGAAGCGTCCACAGCTGCACGCCGAGTCGGTGTATAAAATGCCGCTGGGCAAATTTATGTGCTGGGCATGTATGGCGTTCTTCGCGTTTGTGATTGTACTGCTGACGCTGCAGGAAGATACCCGTCAGGCACTGATGGTGACGCCAGTCTGGTTCCTGATTCTGGCGATTGGCTGGTTTATGCGTAAAAGAAAGCAGGCTTAA